The proteins below are encoded in one region of Paraburkholderia aromaticivorans:
- a CDS encoding ABC transporter ATP-binding protein, with protein sequence MNPVLRLTGVSKRYGALQVTDDISFAVERGETYGILGPNGAGKTTLFNLVSGDVRPDQGSVEFDGKDVNHLPPHRRCAAGIGRSYQVPRPFGGMTVFENLLVGATFGGELTGHAAYDVCVDVLERTGLKARANQLAGTLGLLDRKRLELARALATQPQLLLLDEIAGGLTEPETHALVDEIRRVKERGVTIVWIEHVVHALLAVADRLLVINFGKRLAEGLPAAVMDDPEVRRVYLGLEA encoded by the coding sequence ATGAACCCAGTGCTCAGACTCACCGGCGTGTCGAAGCGATACGGCGCGCTGCAGGTGACCGACGACATCAGCTTCGCGGTCGAACGTGGCGAAACCTACGGCATTCTCGGCCCGAACGGCGCCGGCAAGACGACGCTGTTCAACCTCGTCAGCGGCGACGTGCGGCCCGATCAGGGCAGCGTCGAATTCGACGGCAAGGATGTGAACCACTTGCCACCGCATCGCCGTTGCGCAGCGGGAATCGGCCGCTCGTATCAGGTGCCGCGGCCGTTCGGCGGCATGACCGTGTTCGAAAACCTGCTGGTCGGCGCGACTTTTGGCGGCGAACTGACCGGCCACGCCGCCTATGACGTGTGCGTCGACGTGCTCGAACGCACCGGCCTCAAGGCCCGTGCCAACCAGTTGGCCGGCACGCTGGGACTGCTCGACCGCAAGCGGCTCGAACTGGCTCGCGCGCTCGCCACGCAGCCGCAACTGCTGCTGCTCGACGAGATCGCCGGCGGTCTCACCGAACCCGAAACGCACGCACTCGTCGACGAGATTCGCCGCGTCAAGGAGCGTGGTGTGACGATCGTGTGGATCGAACATGTCGTGCATGCGCTGCTCGCGGTGGCCGACCGTCTGCTGGTCATCAACTTCGGCAAGCGGCTCGCGGAGGGCTTGCCCGCCGCCGTGATGGACGACCCCGAAGTGCGGCGCGTGTATCTCGGACTGGAGGCGTGA
- a CDS encoding ABC transporter ATP-binding protein produces MSALLETRALSAFYGDFQALFGIDVTVAPGEVIALIGSNGAGKSTFLKSVAGLLRPRTAEQILYRGEPIGGAAAASIVGKGIALVPEGRRLFASLTVEENLLLGAFSKRPGRWNLQSVYALFPALQARRHHAATALSGGQQQMVAIGRALMSNPDLLMCDELSLGLAPVIVREIYAALPEIVAHGMSAIVVEQDVQLARRVSARFYCLQEGRVSLTGVSSEVSDEAITQAYFGVAA; encoded by the coding sequence ATGTCGGCACTATTGGAGACTCGCGCGCTGAGCGCGTTTTACGGCGATTTCCAGGCGCTGTTCGGCATCGACGTGACGGTCGCGCCGGGCGAAGTGATCGCGCTGATCGGCTCGAACGGCGCGGGTAAATCGACCTTTCTGAAATCGGTGGCGGGCCTGCTGCGTCCGCGCACTGCCGAGCAGATTCTGTATCGCGGCGAGCCGATCGGCGGGGCAGCGGCAGCGAGCATCGTCGGCAAGGGCATTGCGCTGGTGCCGGAAGGGCGGCGTCTGTTCGCGAGTTTGACCGTCGAAGAGAACCTGTTGCTCGGTGCGTTCAGCAAGCGGCCGGGGCGCTGGAACCTGCAAAGCGTCTATGCGCTGTTCCCGGCGTTGCAGGCGCGCCGTCACCACGCGGCCACCGCGTTGTCGGGCGGTCAACAGCAGATGGTCGCGATCGGCCGCGCGCTGATGAGCAACCCCGATCTGCTGATGTGCGACGAACTCTCGCTCGGGCTCGCGCCGGTGATCGTCCGAGAAATCTATGCGGCGTTGCCCGAGATTGTCGCGCATGGCATGAGCGCGATCGTCGTCGAACAGGACGTGCAACTGGCGCGCCGCGTGTCGGCGCGGTTTTATTGCTTGCAGGAAGGGCGCGTGTCGTTGACGGGCGTCTCGTCTGAGGTGTCGGACGAGGCGATCACGCAGGCGTATTTTGGAGTGGCCGCATGA
- a CDS encoding LysR family transcriptional regulator yields MDLFMSMEAFVRAAEAQSFAGAARQMGVAKSVVTSRVKQLEDHFGVPLFHRSTRAVRLSELGETYYRECAELVTKVHDLSGRSRGDPQALAGTLNIHVLPGFALGHFSQTLIEFRAAYPRVEFVVTVNDRVIDPVQEGFDLALQIYPPASNLLVERRLFPVRGVLCAAPGYLKEEPLIETPLDLLRHDFARYSYYPWGDKWPLMRGNECFEIALNPVLKTNSVHLLLEFARAGAGVVYLPTMVAAADLLEHRLERVLPEYAAPPLWLSAVYPASHRSTTKVKAFVDFLRARYLREPQWDRALGIAPPDDETKSVGEELSDS; encoded by the coding sequence ATGGATCTATTCATGTCGATGGAAGCGTTCGTCCGCGCGGCGGAAGCGCAGAGCTTCGCCGGCGCGGCGCGCCAGATGGGCGTCGCCAAATCGGTGGTGACCTCGCGCGTCAAGCAGCTCGAAGATCATTTCGGCGTGCCGCTCTTTCATCGCTCGACCCGGGCGGTGCGCCTGTCGGAACTCGGCGAGACCTACTACCGCGAGTGCGCCGAACTGGTCACCAAGGTCCACGATCTGTCCGGGCGCTCGCGCGGCGATCCGCAGGCGCTCGCGGGCACGCTCAATATTCACGTCCTGCCGGGCTTCGCGCTCGGCCATTTTTCGCAGACGCTGATCGAATTCCGCGCCGCATACCCACGCGTGGAATTCGTCGTGACCGTCAACGACCGGGTTATCGATCCGGTTCAGGAAGGTTTCGATCTGGCGTTGCAAATCTATCCGCCGGCGTCGAACCTGCTGGTCGAGCGGCGTCTCTTTCCCGTGCGTGGCGTGCTCTGTGCCGCGCCCGGCTATCTGAAGGAGGAGCCGCTGATCGAGACACCACTCGATTTGCTGCGCCACGATTTCGCCCGCTATTCGTATTACCCGTGGGGCGACAAGTGGCCGCTGATGCGTGGCAACGAGTGCTTCGAGATCGCGCTGAATCCGGTGCTCAAAACCAATAGCGTGCACCTGCTGCTCGAATTCGCGAGGGCCGGCGCGGGCGTCGTCTATCTGCCCACCATGGTCGCCGCCGCCGATCTGCTCGAACATCGGCTCGAGCGCGTGCTGCCTGAGTACGCGGCGCCGCCACTGTGGCTGTCGGCGGTGTATCCTGCCTCGCATCGCTCGACCACCAAGGTCAAGGCCTTCGTCGACTTCCTGCGCGCGCGCTATCTGCGTGAGCCGCAGTGGGATAGGGCGCTCGGCATTGCGCCGCCGGACGACGAAACGAAAAGCGTCGGCGAGGAACTGTCCGACAGCTGA
- a CDS encoding MFS transporter, with the protein MLLYDTDSYLHPSAAQVMNSPIIPGVANNPASTAARTPPQSSTARPFPAIAAVLLGAMISTLTSRITSLGLADIRGALGVGFDEGAWINTAFTASQMFIGPIAVWAAFVLGTRRILLAGAVVFMAAETLLPLSTNFACFIFFQALAGLASGVFVPITVGFIVRSLPPKLIPFGIAAYAMNLEMSLNISATLEGWYSEHLSWHWLFWQNAALTIPFILCLLMSVPNEAIRQTPARSDHTGMLLGASGFVCLFVALDQGERLFWFQSLFITGMFYVGAVLLAAFVLRELVTEAPGIALSYLLKPNVALLVVLVGLIRFTVLNTSFIPSIFLASVHGLRPLEVGNTLRWVAVPQILFAPCVAFMLLHLDARRVIAIGFATVAVAFGLGTQLTPDWAEGNFIPSQLLQALGQTMALTSIIYFFAKHVTAEHALTFGAVVQTTRLFSGQLGTTSIAVTQRVMEQIHSNLLGLHVNLFSSETLERLTAQSSLFGVSLDGNTAGVPAGAIALLDRAVRVQATTLSLADNYRLAAACALCGIALTLLLRRAPAP; encoded by the coding sequence TTGCTTCTGTATGATACGGATTCCTACTTACACCCAAGCGCGGCTCAAGTGATGAATTCCCCTATCATTCCGGGCGTTGCAAACAACCCCGCTTCGACCGCCGCGCGCACGCCTCCCCAATCTTCAACTGCTCGCCCGTTCCCCGCGATCGCCGCCGTGCTGCTCGGCGCGATGATTTCCACGCTGACATCCCGCATCACATCGCTTGGGCTCGCCGATATCCGCGGTGCGCTCGGCGTCGGATTCGATGAAGGTGCGTGGATCAATACCGCCTTCACCGCCTCGCAAATGTTCATCGGACCTATCGCGGTGTGGGCTGCCTTCGTCCTCGGAACCAGGCGGATATTACTAGCCGGCGCGGTCGTCTTTATGGCCGCCGAAACACTTCTGCCCCTCAGCACTAACTTTGCGTGCTTCATCTTTTTCCAGGCACTCGCAGGGCTTGCGTCCGGCGTGTTCGTGCCGATTACCGTCGGCTTCATTGTCCGTAGCCTTCCACCCAAGCTTATTCCTTTTGGCATTGCGGCGTACGCGATGAACCTGGAAATGTCGCTGAACATCTCCGCCACGCTCGAAGGATGGTATAGCGAACATCTCAGTTGGCACTGGTTGTTCTGGCAAAACGCGGCGCTCACCATCCCCTTCATCCTCTGCCTGCTCATGTCGGTGCCGAACGAAGCAATCCGGCAAACTCCGGCGCGCAGCGACCATACCGGCATGCTGCTCGGTGCCAGTGGCTTCGTTTGCCTGTTCGTCGCGCTGGACCAGGGTGAACGTCTGTTCTGGTTTCAATCGCTGTTCATCACCGGCATGTTTTACGTCGGTGCCGTATTGCTGGCAGCCTTTGTACTACGTGAACTGGTGACGGAAGCGCCCGGTATTGCCCTTTCATACCTGCTGAAGCCTAACGTCGCGCTGCTGGTGGTGCTGGTCGGATTGATCCGCTTCACCGTTCTGAACACAAGCTTCATTCCATCCATTTTTCTTGCCAGCGTCCACGGCTTGCGGCCGCTCGAGGTCGGCAATACCCTTCGCTGGGTGGCCGTTCCGCAAATCCTGTTCGCTCCGTGCGTGGCGTTCATGCTTCTCCACCTCGACGCACGCCGCGTCATCGCGATTGGCTTTGCTACAGTCGCCGTCGCCTTCGGGCTCGGCACGCAACTCACACCCGACTGGGCAGAAGGCAACTTCATTCCGTCGCAGTTGCTGCAGGCGCTCGGTCAGACAATGGCACTCACTTCGATCATCTACTTCTTTGCCAAACACGTCACCGCCGAACACGCGCTGACTTTCGGTGCGGTTGTGCAAACCACCCGCCTCTTCAGCGGCCAACTGGGCACGACGTCCATCGCGGTGACCCAGCGCGTGATGGAGCAGATCCACTCGAACCTGCTGGGCCTGCATGTCAATCTGTTCAGCAGCGAAACGCTGGAACGGCTGACCGCACAGAGCTCGCTATTCGGCGTGAGCTTGGACGGCAATACCGCTGGTGTGCCGGCCGGTGCGATCGCCCTTCTGGATCGCGCCGTTCGCGTTCAGGCAACGACCCTTTCACTCGCCGACAATTATCGGCTCGCGGCAGCCTGCGCATTGTGTGGCATTGCGTTGACGCTGCTGCTACGACGGGCACCCGCGCCTTGA
- a CDS encoding ABC transporter substrate-binding protein — protein sequence MDSPTFDARRRRFVSLAAGGALAATTSAFSPLVFAAGPRTLKIGYVSPQTGPLAPFGEADRFTIQQMQTALKNGIVIGGKTYPVSIVVKDSQSNPNRAGEVANDLILKDKVDIMLVSGTPETANPVSDACELNEMPCVSTVVPWQPWFFGRKGDPKKGFRFTYHFFWGLEDVITVYTGMWQSVQTNRSVGGLFPNDGDGNAWGDAKLGFPPVLAQKGFTLKDPGRFQSMTQDFSAQISSFKQSNAQIVTGVVIPPDAKNFLVQARQQGLKPKVISIGKALLFPTSIEALGDLGDGLSTEVWWSPSHPFKSSLTGQTARQVADDYERVTSKQWTQPIGFAHALFEIAVDSLKRAKDIDSNEAIRDAVASTKLDTLVGHVAWGNGPVKNVAKTPLAGGQWRRAQGSGQKHPFDLAIVNNQLAPSVPLSGPLKLIA from the coding sequence ATGGACTCACCTACTTTCGATGCGAGACGCCGCCGCTTTGTCAGCCTCGCGGCAGGCGGCGCGCTCGCCGCCACGACCTCGGCGTTTTCGCCGCTCGTTTTCGCGGCCGGTCCGCGCACACTGAAAATCGGCTACGTATCGCCGCAAACCGGACCGCTCGCGCCGTTTGGCGAAGCGGATCGCTTCACGATCCAGCAGATGCAGACGGCGCTGAAAAACGGCATCGTGATCGGCGGCAAGACGTATCCGGTATCGATCGTCGTCAAGGACAGCCAGTCGAATCCGAATCGCGCCGGCGAAGTCGCCAACGACCTGATCCTCAAGGACAAGGTCGACATCATGCTGGTGTCCGGCACGCCGGAGACGGCCAATCCGGTGAGCGACGCGTGCGAGCTGAACGAAATGCCGTGCGTGTCGACGGTGGTGCCGTGGCAGCCGTGGTTCTTCGGCAGAAAGGGCGATCCGAAGAAGGGTTTCCGCTTCACTTATCACTTCTTCTGGGGACTGGAAGATGTGATCACCGTCTATACGGGCATGTGGCAATCGGTGCAAACCAATCGCAGCGTGGGCGGCCTCTTTCCCAACGACGGCGACGGCAACGCATGGGGCGACGCCAAGCTAGGCTTTCCGCCCGTACTCGCGCAGAAGGGTTTCACGCTCAAGGATCCGGGCCGCTTCCAGAGCATGACGCAGGACTTCTCCGCGCAGATTTCGTCGTTCAAGCAGTCGAATGCGCAGATCGTCACCGGCGTCGTGATTCCGCCCGATGCCAAGAACTTTCTCGTTCAGGCGCGTCAGCAGGGTTTGAAGCCCAAGGTCATTTCGATCGGCAAGGCGCTGCTGTTTCCGACTTCGATCGAAGCGCTCGGCGATCTCGGCGACGGACTGTCCACCGAGGTGTGGTGGTCGCCTTCGCATCCGTTCAAGTCGTCGCTGACGGGGCAAACCGCACGCCAGGTCGCCGACGACTACGAGCGCGTCACCTCGAAGCAATGGACCCAGCCAATCGGATTCGCCCACGCGCTATTCGAAATCGCCGTCGATTCGTTGAAGCGCGCGAAAGACATCGACTCGAACGAAGCCATCCGCGACGCGGTGGCGTCGACAAAGCTCGATACGCTGGTCGGCCATGTCGCGTGGGGCAACGGCCCGGTGAAGAACGTCGCGAAGACGCCGCTTGCTGGCGGGCAGTGGCGCAGGGCACAGGGATCAGGGCAGAAGCATCCCTTCGATCTCGCCATCGTCAATAACCAGCTCGCGCCGAGCGTGCCGCTGTCCGGCCCCCTCAAGTTGATTGCCTGA
- a CDS encoding hydroxyquinol 1,2-dioxygenase, whose amino-acid sequence MDKLSTLQNVTASEADAVTGYRTFCLGDFEFSRDAYFATVRWPAKGQILSHQMHADDFLRAMMRDVAWGFFYGWVNFDEVIGTRNHYGKVDMYAGAYNASFKEAGVDHMQQFDTPLIMATFKAILKDWVNEGFDPFAAPEETGSAFGTKHGDNIAAIERTRIATKRMPGIEGDSPLRDDLPVNRQFADVGQDEPEIHAEPGFEGALHAFSLFKYLSRSDVTWNPSVTSVCQQSLFCPTTEEFVLPVFHGNDRVEWFLQLSDQIIWDVADKDSGEPRARITMNAGDIAAMPADIRHKGYSQKRSMLLVWENATPDLPKRYESGELPPYPIQM is encoded by the coding sequence ATGGACAAACTCAGCACCCTGCAAAACGTCACCGCGAGCGAGGCCGACGCGGTCACCGGTTATCGCACCTTCTGCCTCGGCGATTTCGAATTCAGCCGCGATGCTTACTTCGCCACCGTCAGATGGCCGGCCAAAGGCCAGATCCTTTCGCACCAGATGCACGCCGACGATTTCCTGCGCGCGATGATGCGCGACGTCGCGTGGGGCTTCTTCTACGGTTGGGTCAACTTCGACGAAGTGATCGGCACGCGCAATCACTACGGCAAGGTCGACATGTACGCCGGCGCGTATAACGCGAGCTTCAAGGAAGCGGGCGTCGATCATATGCAGCAGTTCGATACGCCGCTCATCATGGCGACCTTCAAGGCGATCCTGAAGGACTGGGTCAACGAAGGCTTCGACCCGTTCGCCGCACCGGAAGAAACCGGCTCCGCCTTCGGCACGAAACACGGCGACAACATTGCCGCAATCGAGCGCACGCGAATTGCCACCAAACGCATGCCGGGCATCGAAGGCGACTCGCCGTTGCGCGACGATCTGCCGGTCAATCGCCAGTTTGCCGACGTCGGCCAGGACGAACCGGAAATTCACGCGGAGCCGGGTTTTGAAGGCGCACTGCACGCGTTCAGCCTCTTCAAATACCTGTCGCGTTCGGACGTGACCTGGAATCCATCGGTCACGTCGGTGTGCCAGCAGAGTCTGTTCTGCCCGACCACCGAGGAATTCGTGCTGCCGGTGTTTCATGGCAACGACCGCGTCGAGTGGTTCCTGCAACTGTCCGACCAGATCATCTGGGACGTCGCCGACAAGGACAGCGGCGAGCCGCGCGCACGCATCACGATGAACGCGGGCGATATCGCCGCGATGCCGGCCGACATTCGTCACAAAGGCTACTCGCAGAAGCGTTCGATGCTGCTCGTGTGGGAGAACGCCACGCCCGATCTGCCCAAGCGCTACGAAAGCGGTGAACTGCCGCCGTATCCGATCCAGATGTAA
- a CDS encoding c-type cytochrome, giving the protein MTRKPIILAAIAAVVVACAVAAGIMWEPSIAEVHPPAASSFDRQLKLDGARVVALGDCAVCHTAKGGKPFAGGLPLATPFGTIYATNITPDPETGIGAWSQNAFARALRHGIARDGHALYPAFPYIHFTRMSDHDIAAAYAYLMSRDPVNATTPDNKLIFPLNFRPLVAFWNVLFLRPGERAADASQSAEWNRGHLLVDGLGHCAACHSPLNAIGGEKSGQAFDGGQVDGWEAPPLNQLGDAVKPWTREQLVTYLRTGRASEHGAAAGPMLPVTRDLGTVPQEDVEAIATYLLSIQKPAVATVVKTASESMQDAQSASAQRGAILFNGSCASCHGSGSPMQTIGTRPGLAFSTAVNAATPRNAIQMMTGGVPWHGEDAMNYMPPFDDVFSDDQLADLATYLRSSYSTRVRWDAVKDTVSKVRKENETR; this is encoded by the coding sequence ATGACTCGCAAGCCGATTATTCTCGCGGCCATTGCCGCTGTTGTCGTGGCGTGCGCCGTTGCGGCCGGCATCATGTGGGAGCCCAGCATCGCTGAGGTGCACCCCCCTGCTGCTTCCTCATTCGACCGCCAACTCAAACTCGACGGCGCCCGCGTCGTGGCGCTCGGCGACTGCGCGGTGTGCCACACCGCCAAGGGTGGAAAGCCGTTTGCCGGCGGCTTGCCGCTTGCCACGCCATTCGGGACGATCTACGCGACCAACATCACGCCGGACCCTGAAACGGGCATCGGCGCGTGGTCGCAGAATGCCTTTGCACGCGCGCTGCGCCATGGCATCGCACGCGACGGCCACGCGCTGTACCCTGCCTTTCCGTACATCCACTTCACCCGAATGTCGGACCACGACATCGCGGCGGCCTATGCGTACTTAATGAGCCGCGATCCGGTCAACGCGACCACGCCCGACAACAAGCTGATCTTCCCACTCAATTTCAGGCCCTTGGTGGCGTTCTGGAATGTGCTGTTCCTGCGGCCCGGCGAGCGCGCGGCGGACGCATCGCAGAGCGCCGAATGGAACCGGGGTCATTTGCTGGTGGACGGATTGGGACACTGCGCCGCCTGCCATTCTCCGTTGAACGCCATCGGCGGTGAGAAATCCGGTCAGGCGTTCGACGGCGGCCAGGTCGATGGCTGGGAGGCACCGCCCCTCAACCAGTTGGGCGATGCCGTGAAGCCGTGGACCAGGGAACAGTTGGTGACGTACCTGAGGACCGGCCGCGCGAGCGAGCACGGCGCCGCTGCCGGCCCCATGTTGCCGGTCACGCGTGACCTGGGCACGGTGCCGCAAGAAGACGTCGAAGCCATCGCCACCTATCTTCTTTCGATTCAGAAACCGGCCGTGGCGACCGTCGTGAAGACAGCGTCCGAGTCCATGCAAGATGCCCAGTCAGCGAGCGCCCAGCGCGGCGCGATCCTGTTCAACGGCTCGTGCGCATCCTGTCACGGCAGCGGCTCGCCGATGCAAACCATCGGCACGCGGCCCGGTCTTGCCTTCAGCACTGCGGTCAACGCCGCCACCCCGCGCAATGCGATCCAGATGATGACCGGCGGCGTGCCTTGGCACGGCGAGGATGCAATGAACTACATGCCGCCGTTCGACGATGTATTCAGCGACGATCAACTCGCCGATCTGGCGACCTATCTACGCTCGAGCTACTCGACGCGCGTTCGATGGGACGCGGTCAAAGACACCGTATCAAAGGTGAGAAAGGAGAATGAGACGCGATGA
- a CDS encoding aldehyde dehydrogenase family protein: protein MQTQLFIGGRFVPAANGETLASLNPHDNSVIADVAMAGPADVDRAVAAAKAAFPKWSNLAAAERGRLLLKLADAIEANADKLARLESLDTGHPIRDTRNLDVPRTAATFRYFGGMADKFEGSVIPVEQGFLNYMTREPVGIVGQVVPWNFPLMFTSWKMAPALAAGNCVIMKPAELTPLSSLAIAELMAEVGFPEGVVNILPGLGHVTGQYIAEHPEISKVAFTGSTAVGRKIVQASSGNLKKVQLELGGKGANIVFGDANIDAVVQGSAFAIFHNQGQACIAGSRMIVHESIADEVLEKFAALSRTIKIGDPLDPSTEMGPLTSRQHRDRVLSFVDIAREQGGRVLAGGKAPDDAALANGCYVEPTIVEAKPEHRVSQEEVFGPFMTVTTFRTDEEALAIANGTEYGLGAGLWTRDLQRAHLVAREIRAGMVWINCYKRVSPASPFGGVGASGYGREMGFEAMREYTQPKSVWVNVDAQIPPYYPR, encoded by the coding sequence ATGCAAACGCAACTCTTCATCGGTGGCCGCTTCGTGCCGGCTGCAAACGGCGAAACGCTCGCCTCCCTCAATCCGCACGACAACTCGGTGATCGCCGACGTCGCGATGGCGGGCCCGGCCGATGTCGATCGCGCCGTCGCGGCGGCGAAGGCGGCGTTTCCGAAGTGGAGCAACCTCGCCGCAGCGGAGCGCGGGCGCCTGCTTCTCAAACTGGCCGACGCGATCGAAGCGAATGCCGATAAACTCGCGCGCCTCGAATCGCTCGACACCGGCCACCCGATCCGCGATACACGCAACCTCGACGTGCCGCGCACGGCGGCCACGTTCCGCTATTTCGGCGGCATGGCCGACAAGTTCGAAGGTTCGGTGATTCCGGTCGAGCAGGGCTTTCTGAACTATATGACGCGCGAGCCGGTCGGCATTGTCGGGCAAGTGGTGCCGTGGAATTTCCCGCTGATGTTCACGAGCTGGAAGATGGCGCCGGCGCTGGCCGCGGGCAACTGCGTGATCATGAAGCCCGCCGAGCTGACGCCGCTGTCGAGTCTGGCGATTGCCGAACTGATGGCCGAAGTGGGTTTTCCGGAAGGCGTCGTCAACATTCTGCCGGGCTTGGGTCATGTGACGGGCCAGTACATTGCCGAGCATCCGGAAATCAGCAAGGTCGCCTTCACCGGCTCGACTGCGGTGGGCCGCAAGATCGTGCAGGCGTCGAGCGGCAATCTGAAGAAGGTGCAGCTCGAACTCGGCGGCAAGGGCGCGAACATCGTATTCGGCGACGCCAATATCGATGCCGTGGTGCAAGGCTCGGCGTTCGCGATCTTCCACAACCAGGGGCAGGCGTGCATCGCCGGCTCGCGGATGATCGTGCATGAATCGATCGCCGACGAAGTGCTCGAAAAGTTCGCCGCATTGAGCCGCACGATCAAAATCGGCGACCCGCTCGATCCGTCGACCGAGATGGGACCGCTCACCTCGCGTCAGCACCGCGACCGCGTGCTCTCGTTTGTCGATATCGCTCGCGAACAGGGTGGCCGCGTGCTGGCAGGCGGCAAAGCGCCGGACGATGCCGCACTGGCTAACGGTTGCTATGTGGAGCCGACTATCGTCGAAGCGAAGCCGGAGCATCGGGTCTCGCAAGAAGAAGTGTTCGGTCCGTTCATGACGGTCACGACATTCCGCACCGACGAAGAAGCACTCGCAATCGCGAACGGCACCGAATACGGTCTCGGCGCGGGTCTCTGGACTCGCGATCTTCAACGCGCGCACCTTGTAGCACGCGAGATTCGCGCCGGCATGGTGTGGATCAACTGCTACAAGCGCGTGAGCCCCGCGTCGCCATTCGGTGGCGTCGGCGCAAGCGGCTACGGCCGCGAAATGGGTTTTGAAGCGATGCGCGAATACACGCAGCCCAAGTCGGTCTGGGTCAACGTGGATGCGCAGATCCCGCCTTACTACCCGCGCTGA
- a CDS encoding maleylacetate reductase, with protein MEPFIYNGLPSRVIFGAGSLEQIDREIGLLGAKRAIVLSTPQQRAQAETLAASLGSLAAGIYAEAVMHVPVETARAARDFATSVGADCAIAIGGGSTTGLGKAIALETSLPIIAIPTTYAGSEMTPIYGLTEGGVKKTGRDLRVLPKTVIYDAALTTSLPPALSLTSGINAIAHAAEGLYAQDANPIISLMAEEGIRALGQGLPRVMREPGDLAARGDCLYGAWLCGAVLGSVGMALHHKLCHTLGGTFNLPHAETHTIVLPHVLAYNRAAAPEAMKRIAHALHADDAAQAVFDLARDHGAPTALKDIGLTATDLDLALDLALKNPYWNPRPVERIPLRALLEAAFDGRRPD; from the coding sequence ATGGAACCGTTCATCTATAACGGCTTGCCGTCACGCGTGATCTTCGGCGCGGGCAGTCTTGAGCAGATCGATCGCGAGATCGGCTTGCTCGGCGCCAAGCGGGCGATCGTGCTGTCCACGCCGCAACAGCGCGCGCAGGCCGAAACGCTCGCGGCAAGTCTCGGCTCGCTGGCGGCGGGCATCTACGCGGAAGCCGTGATGCATGTGCCGGTCGAAACCGCTCGCGCGGCACGCGACTTCGCAACAAGTGTCGGCGCCGATTGCGCGATCGCGATAGGCGGCGGTTCGACGACAGGACTAGGCAAGGCGATCGCGCTGGAAACCTCGCTGCCGATCATCGCGATTCCGACCACGTATGCAGGTTCCGAGATGACGCCGATCTACGGCCTAACCGAGGGCGGCGTCAAAAAGACCGGCCGCGATCTGCGTGTGTTACCGAAGACGGTGATCTACGACGCGGCATTGACGACGTCGCTGCCGCCCGCGTTGTCGCTGACGAGCGGGATCAACGCGATAGCCCACGCGGCGGAAGGGCTCTACGCACAGGACGCGAATCCGATCATCAGCCTGATGGCGGAAGAAGGCATCCGCGCGCTTGGCCAGGGTCTGCCTCGCGTGATGCGGGAACCCGGCGATCTCGCAGCGCGCGGCGATTGCCTGTACGGCGCCTGGCTATGCGGCGCGGTGCTCGGCAGTGTCGGCATGGCCTTGCATCACAAGCTGTGCCATACGCTCGGCGGCACCTTCAATCTGCCGCATGCCGAGACGCACACCATCGTGTTGCCGCATGTGCTCGCCTACAACCGTGCGGCCGCGCCCGAGGCGATGAAGCGAATCGCCCACGCATTGCACGCCGACGATGCCGCGCAAGCCGTCTTCGATCTCGCACGCGATCACGGAGCACCGACGGCGCTGAAAGACATCGGCCTAACCGCTACTGATCTCGATCTCGCACTCGATCTCGCGTTGAAAAACCCGTACTGGAATCCGCGGCCGGTCGAGCGAATACCGCTGCGTGCCTTGCTCGAAGCCGCCTTCGACGGGCGACGACCCGACTAG
- a CDS encoding hydroxyquinol 1,2-dioxygenase produces MQQTWFGSLDNFRKGSIEIIKGKPEHYAMSNVFDVASRAEPYEKVVVGKNLKYVIETLRAEGSSPWFAASHDEFAVVLDGEIDIYFIKPSDGPLVDAQTEGSVRLEGQPSGQSMGHVRLRRGHQALLPAGAAYRFEAKTKGVLLVQTILGRYSVEKWADICIH; encoded by the coding sequence ATGCAACAAACCTGGTTCGGCAGCCTGGACAACTTTCGGAAAGGCTCCATCGAAATCATCAAGGGCAAACCGGAGCATTACGCGATGTCGAATGTGTTCGACGTGGCGAGCCGCGCTGAGCCCTACGAGAAAGTCGTCGTCGGCAAAAACCTCAAGTACGTGATCGAGACGCTGCGCGCGGAAGGTTCGTCGCCGTGGTTTGCTGCGTCGCACGATGAATTCGCGGTGGTACTCGACGGCGAGATCGACATCTATTTCATCAAGCCCTCGGACGGCCCGCTGGTCGACGCACAGACCGAAGGCAGCGTGCGCCTCGAAGGCCAGCCGTCGGGCCAGTCGATGGGTCATGTGCGGCTGCGTCGCGGCCATCAGGCACTGCTGCCCGCCGGCGCCGCGTATCGCTTCGAAGCGAAGACTAAAGGCGTGCTGCTCGTGCAGACGATCCTCGGACGCTATTCGGTCGAGAAGTGGGCCGACATCTGCATCCACTGA